A genome region from Rhodopseudomonas boonkerdii includes the following:
- a CDS encoding ABC transporter permease, with protein sequence MSGPTLEKIDKGDQLALCAAGAWTATSASALEKLVADAEKLARTRANISIDVSDVSKLDTFGAWLIERLRRALAAGGQDIKIAGLSDNYASLVDEVRKVKPQPATGRGSNGIIVALDGIGRNVYGIGETLLSLVDMIGAVIAAWFRVWLHPSRFRLTSMVHHMQQVCWNAVPIIVLITFLIGCIVAQQGIFHFRRFGADVIVVDMLGILVLRELGVLLVAIMVAGRSGSAYTAELGSMKMREEIDALRTMGFDPVEVLILPRMMALALAMPILAFIGAMAALYGGGLVAWLYGGVDPTSFLSRLREISINHFIVGMVKAPVMALMIGIVACVEGLAVKGSAESLGQHTTASVVKGIFFVIVMDGVFAIFFAALGI encoded by the coding sequence GTGAGCGGCCCTACACTCGAAAAGATCGACAAGGGCGATCAGCTTGCGCTTTGCGCGGCCGGCGCGTGGACGGCCACATCCGCATCCGCGCTGGAAAAACTCGTTGCCGATGCCGAAAAGCTGGCCCGTACCCGGGCGAATATTTCCATCGATGTGTCCGACGTCTCCAAACTCGATACGTTCGGAGCTTGGCTGATCGAGCGGCTGCGACGCGCGCTAGCGGCGGGCGGCCAGGACATCAAGATCGCGGGTCTTTCCGATAACTATGCGAGCCTCGTGGACGAAGTTCGCAAGGTAAAGCCGCAGCCGGCGACCGGACGCGGGTCAAACGGCATTATCGTCGCACTCGACGGTATCGGCCGGAATGTCTACGGCATCGGCGAGACGCTGCTCTCACTGGTGGACATGATCGGCGCGGTGATCGCGGCCTGGTTCAGGGTCTGGCTGCATCCGTCGCGGTTCCGGCTGACCTCGATGGTGCATCATATGCAGCAGGTGTGCTGGAATGCGGTGCCGATTATCGTCCTGATCACCTTCCTGATCGGTTGCATCGTCGCCCAGCAGGGCATCTTCCATTTCCGCCGCTTCGGCGCCGATGTCATCGTCGTCGATATGTTGGGAATCCTGGTGCTGCGCGAACTTGGCGTGTTGCTGGTCGCGATCATGGTCGCCGGCCGTTCCGGCAGCGCCTATACGGCCGAGCTTGGCTCCATGAAGATGCGCGAGGAAATCGATGCCTTGCGCACCATGGGCTTCGATCCTGTCGAAGTGCTGATCCTGCCGCGCATGATGGCCCTCGCGCTGGCGATGCCGATCCTCGCATTCATCGGCGCCATGGCTGCCCTTTATGGCGGCGGGCTGGTCGCCTGGCTCTATGGCGGTGTCGATCCGACCTCGTTCCTGTCACGCCTGCGCGAGATCTCCATCAACCATTTCATCGTCGGCATGGTGAAGGCACCTGTCATGGCGCTGATGATCGGCATCGTCGCCTGCGTCGAAGGTCTGGCTGTGAAGGGGAGTGCGGAATCGCTCGGCCAGCACACCACGGCGTCCGTGGTGAAGGGAATCTTCTTTGTGATCGTGATGGACGGTGTGTTCGCCATCTTCTTTGCCGCGCTCGGGATCTGA
- the dgcA gene encoding N-acetyl-D-Glu racemase DgcA encodes MPAAAPAPATLTARIETWPIAGSFTISRGAKTEAVVVVAEIVRGGHTGRGECVPYARYGETPQATLAAIQAMAGAFAAGLDRDALQAAMPHGAARNAVDCALLDLEAKESGQRIWKLLQRPAPLPCITAYTISLGTPEAMAAATAKAAHRPLLKIKLGSDDDITRINAVRSAAPKARLIVDANEGWTTNNLLANLDACYRAGVALIEQPLPADNDEALLHVRRSVPVCADESVHDLASLPALAGRYDALNIKLDKAGGVTEALKMADAAHTMDLDIMVGCMVATSLAMAPAMLIAREAAFVDLDGPLLLAKDRDGGLRYEDSTVYPPDTDLWG; translated from the coding sequence TTGCCCGCTGCAGCCCCTGCCCCAGCGACATTGACCGCCCGCATCGAGACCTGGCCGATTGCGGGCAGCTTCACCATCAGCCGTGGCGCCAAGACCGAGGCGGTCGTGGTGGTGGCCGAGATCGTGCGCGGCGGCCATACGGGCCGCGGCGAATGCGTACCCTATGCACGATATGGCGAGACGCCGCAGGCGACGCTGGCGGCGATTCAGGCCATGGCCGGCGCATTTGCCGCAGGGCTCGACCGTGACGCTTTGCAGGCCGCCATGCCGCACGGAGCCGCACGCAACGCAGTGGATTGCGCGCTGCTCGATCTCGAGGCCAAGGAGAGCGGGCAGCGCATCTGGAAACTGCTGCAACGGCCGGCGCCCCTGCCCTGCATCACGGCCTATACGATCTCGCTGGGCACGCCAGAGGCCATGGCCGCGGCGACTGCGAAGGCTGCACATCGGCCGTTGCTGAAGATCAAACTCGGCAGCGACGACGACATCACACGCATCAACGCCGTGCGCAGCGCAGCGCCGAAAGCCAGGCTCATCGTCGATGCCAACGAGGGGTGGACGACGAACAACCTTCTCGCCAACCTCGATGCATGCTACCGCGCCGGCGTAGCACTGATCGAGCAGCCCCTTCCCGCCGACAATGACGAGGCGCTGCTGCATGTGCGGCGGTCTGTCCCGGTCTGCGCGGACGAAAGCGTGCACGATCTCGCCTCTCTGCCAGCGCTTGCCGGCCGCTACGACGCGCTGAACATCAAGCTCGACAAGGCCGGCGGCGTCACCGAGGCGCTGAAGATGGCAGACGCCGCACACACCATGGACCTCGACATCATGGTCGGCTGCATGGTCGCGACCTCGCTGGCCATGGCTCCGGCGATGTTGATTGCACGAGAGGCGGCGTTTGTGGACCTGGATGGTCCGCTGCTGCTGGCGAAAGACCGCGACGGCGGGCTGCGCTACGAGGACAGCACGGTGTATCCGCCGGATACCGATTTATGGGGCTGA
- a CDS encoding MFS transporter has protein sequence MIPETGLCIAPHVARKFARRLALFYGTVFGLSGFYQPFFPVWLKAIGIDPAWIGAIIAAPALTRFTTLPLIAAVAERRHALRRAMIVCSFLTMAGFVVVATLHAPLALLMAFAVTAVVWTPLTALTDGYALKGVVRFGFDYGPLRLWGSAAYVAGALICGLVVGWISEVHLIWVIVAATALSALASVGLQPLGAPVGEGNSHSGAGRLLRDPGFLVIAASAGLIQGSHAGYYTFASITWQGMGLDGLTIAGLWTLGVLAEIVLFALSPRLTLTPATMVILGGLAALLRWTLTAQTLPLPVLVVVQFLHGATFGFTQLGMMGLLLHHVPQQVMARAQGYVTACTGLVTSAMALLSGAIYARYGEGVYYVMAGLGLAGACVIWLGRKRVEQRLNEEV, from the coding sequence ATGATACCTGAAACCGGCCTCTGTATCGCCCCGCACGTGGCCCGCAAGTTCGCGCGGCGGCTGGCCTTGTTCTACGGTACGGTGTTTGGCTTGAGCGGCTTTTATCAGCCGTTTTTCCCGGTCTGGCTCAAGGCGATCGGGATCGATCCAGCCTGGATCGGCGCCATCATCGCCGCTCCGGCGTTGACGCGGTTCACCACGTTGCCGCTCATTGCAGCTGTTGCCGAGCGCCGCCATGCGCTGCGTCGGGCCATGATCGTATGTTCCTTCCTGACCATGGCCGGCTTTGTCGTCGTGGCCACCCTGCATGCGCCGTTGGCGTTGCTGATGGCCTTCGCGGTGACGGCGGTGGTGTGGACACCGCTCACCGCGCTCACCGATGGCTATGCGCTGAAAGGCGTGGTGCGCTTCGGTTTCGACTACGGGCCGCTGCGACTGTGGGGCTCCGCCGCCTATGTGGCCGGCGCCCTGATCTGTGGGCTGGTGGTTGGTTGGATCAGCGAAGTGCATCTCATCTGGGTGATCGTCGCGGCGACGGCGTTATCGGCGCTGGCCAGTGTCGGCCTGCAACCGCTTGGCGCCCCGGTCGGCGAGGGTAACTCACATTCCGGTGCGGGCAGGCTGCTGCGCGATCCCGGTTTTCTCGTTATCGCGGCCTCTGCAGGGCTGATCCAGGGCAGTCATGCCGGCTACTACACATTCGCGTCGATCACCTGGCAGGGGATGGGTCTCGACGGTCTCACCATCGCCGGCTTATGGACGCTCGGCGTGCTGGCCGAGATCGTGCTGTTCGCTTTGTCGCCGCGGTTGACGCTCACGCCGGCGACGATGGTGATCCTCGGCGGCCTTGCCGCGCTGCTGCGCTGGACGCTAACGGCGCAGACGCTGCCGCTGCCCGTTCTCGTCGTCGTGCAGTTCCTGCATGGAGCGACCTTCGGCTTCACGCAGCTTGGCATGATGGGGCTGCTGCTGCATCACGTCCCCCAGCAGGTGATGGCGCGGGCGCAAGGTTATGTCACTGCCTGCACGGGCCTCGTGACCAGCGCCATGGCGTTGTTGTCCGGCGCGATCTACGCCCGCTATGGCGAGGGGGTGTATTACGTGATGGCGGGGCTGGGTCTGGCTGGCGCTTGCGTGATCTGGCTGGGGCGCAAACGTGTGGAGCAGCGATTGAACGAGGAGGTTTAG
- a CDS encoding threonine ammonia-lyase, whose protein sequence is MTNTALPISAADIDAAARVIAPYAVRTPLLPSPALDALTGGRIFVKPEVLQRTGSFKFRGAFNKLSSIPQDERGKGVVAFSSGNHAQGVAAAAQILGMKATIVMPSDAPVMKVARTRGYGAEVVLYDRDKEDREAIARKISGDSGATVVPPYDDVFVMAGQGTVGREIAEDLAALAVMPDIVSAQASGGGLIGGIAVAVKARFAGAAILVAEPAGYHDHELSLKAGKPVAHGNSGRTICDALMAQQPGDITFAVNRHLLAGAVSATDQEVMEAMAFAFNELKLVVEPGGAVALAALLKGKIDARGKTVVIVLSGGNVDAELYAKAIGA, encoded by the coding sequence ATGACAAACACAGCTCTCCCAATCTCCGCCGCCGATATCGATGCCGCCGCCCGGGTCATTGCGCCCTATGCAGTGCGCACGCCGTTGCTGCCGTCACCCGCGCTCGATGCGCTGACGGGCGGGCGCATCTTCGTCAAACCGGAAGTGCTGCAGCGGACCGGCTCGTTCAAATTCCGCGGTGCGTTCAACAAGCTGTCGTCAATCCCGCAGGACGAGCGCGGCAAGGGCGTCGTCGCCTTCTCGTCCGGCAATCATGCCCAGGGGGTGGCCGCCGCGGCGCAGATTCTCGGCATGAAGGCGACCATTGTGATGCCGTCCGACGCCCCGGTGATGAAGGTGGCGCGCACACGCGGCTACGGTGCAGAGGTCGTCCTCTATGATCGCGACAAGGAGGATCGCGAAGCCATTGCGCGAAAAATCTCCGGCGACAGCGGTGCCACCGTGGTGCCGCCCTATGACGATGTATTTGTGATGGCCGGGCAGGGCACTGTGGGCCGCGAGATCGCCGAGGATCTGGCGGCGCTTGCTGTGATGCCGGATATTGTTTCGGCGCAGGCCTCCGGCGGCGGCTTGATCGGCGGCATCGCGGTCGCCGTGAAGGCGCGGTTTGCCGGCGCAGCGATCCTTGTCGCCGAGCCCGCTGGATATCACGACCACGAACTCTCGCTCAAAGCGGGCAAGCCCGTTGCCCATGGCAATAGTGGCCGCACCATCTGCGACGCCCTGATGGCGCAGCAGCCCGGCGACATCACCTTTGCCGTCAACAGGCACCTGCTCGCCGGCGCCGTCAGCGCCACCGATCAGGAAGTGATGGAAGCAATGGCCTTCGCGTTCAACGAATTGAAGCTGGTGGTTGAGCCCGGTGGCGCCGTAGCGCTGGCGGCGCTGCTGAAAGGCAAGATCGACGCGCGCGGGAAGACGGTGGTGATCGTGCTCTCCGGCGGCAATGTCGATGCCGAGCTGTATGCCAAGGCAATTGGTGCTTGA
- a CDS encoding glycosyltransferase family 4 protein produces MRILVATDAWHPQVNGVVRTLTMMAEAAKTFGVEVSFLTPETFRTFGLPSYRDLRVAIPRRRRIAQMIEAAKPDNIHIATEGPIGFAARSYCRRRSIPFTTSFHTRFPEYVSARFPIPEAWVWAGLRWFHGASSAVMAATPALADELRERGFKNVVLWPRGVDGHLFRPRDADLGYEKPVFLSVGRVAVEKNLDAFLSLDLPGTKVVVGDGPARGELQTKYPNAVFLGALQGEQLARVYSGADVFVFPSKTDTYGLVLLEALASGVPVAALPVTGPKDVIGSAPVGVLSDDLQAACVQALRIERQACLDFAADHTWEASARAFVGNITQARAELHLKVKPVTGSPPVVA; encoded by the coding sequence ATGCGCATCCTGGTCGCGACCGACGCCTGGCATCCGCAAGTCAACGGAGTCGTGCGCACGCTGACCATGATGGCCGAGGCCGCCAAGACATTCGGCGTTGAGGTAAGCTTTCTCACGCCAGAGACGTTTCGCACCTTCGGTCTGCCCAGCTATCGCGATCTTCGTGTCGCCATTCCGCGTCGCCGTCGCATTGCGCAGATGATCGAAGCAGCAAAACCGGACAATATCCATATTGCCACGGAAGGGCCGATCGGCTTTGCTGCGCGTTCTTATTGCCGCCGTCGCAGCATTCCTTTCACCACGAGCTTCCACACGCGTTTTCCGGAATATGTCTCCGCGCGCTTCCCGATTCCCGAGGCGTGGGTCTGGGCCGGCCTGCGCTGGTTTCATGGCGCCAGTTCTGCGGTGATGGCGGCAACACCGGCACTGGCCGATGAACTGCGCGAGCGCGGTTTCAAGAATGTCGTGCTGTGGCCGCGTGGCGTCGATGGTCATCTGTTCCGTCCGCGCGATGCCGATCTCGGTTATGAGAAGCCGGTATTCCTCTCGGTCGGGCGCGTCGCCGTCGAAAAGAACCTCGACGCTTTCCTGTCGCTCGATCTACCGGGCACCAAGGTCGTCGTCGGCGACGGTCCGGCGCGCGGGGAACTGCAGACGAAATATCCGAACGCGGTGTTTCTCGGTGCCCTGCAAGGGGAACAACTGGCGCGGGTCTATTCCGGTGCCGATGTGTTCGTATTCCCGAGCAAGACCGATACTTACGGTCTTGTGTTGCTGGAAGCGCTTGCCAGCGGCGTGCCGGTGGCGGCCCTGCCGGTGACGGGACCCAAGGATGTGATCGGCTCGGCGCCCGTGGGCGTGCTTTCGGACGACTTGCAGGCAGCCTGTGTGCAGGCGCTGCGGATTGAGCGGCAGGCATGTCTCGATTTCGCTGCTGACCATACTTGGGAAGCCTCGGCGCGCGCTTTTGTCGGCAATATCACCCAGGCGCGTGCCGAGCTGCATCTTAAGGTCAAGCCCGTAACGGGAAGTCCGCCCGTCGTCGCCTGA
- a CDS encoding UDP-2,3-diacylglucosamine diphosphatase — protein sequence MERYAMSEGNEHRFRTLFISDVHLGARGSQAEKLLDFLRVHDADTIYLVGDIVDGWALKSGWHWPQSHNDFVQKMLRKVRKGAKVVYIPGNHDEFLRNYYGTHFGGIEVVETAMHEGVDGKKYLVIHGDIFDLVVQNARWLAHLGDKAYDFAIQMNRLVNMFRRLFGFPYWSLSKWAKMKVKNAVNYIGAFEETLAGEARRHGADGVICGHIHYATIRDEHGIRYMNCGDWVESCTALVEHEDGRFEILTWTDVAKKDEPVRTLAPAKAA from the coding sequence ATGGAAAGATACGCGATGAGTGAAGGCAACGAACACCGCTTTCGCACCTTGTTCATCTCCGACGTTCATCTCGGCGCGCGGGGCTCGCAGGCTGAAAAGCTGCTGGATTTCCTCCGCGTTCACGATGCCGATACGATCTATCTGGTCGGCGACATCGTGGATGGCTGGGCGCTGAAATCGGGCTGGCACTGGCCCCAGTCGCATAACGACTTCGTTCAGAAGATGCTGCGCAAGGTCCGCAAGGGCGCCAAGGTCGTCTACATTCCCGGCAATCATGACGAGTTCCTGCGTAACTATTACGGCACGCATTTTGGCGGCATCGAAGTCGTCGAGACGGCGATGCATGAGGGCGTGGACGGCAAGAAATATCTTGTCATCCATGGCGACATCTTCGATCTCGTGGTGCAGAACGCTCGGTGGCTCGCTCATCTCGGCGACAAGGCCTACGACTTCGCGATCCAAATGAACCGCCTGGTCAATATGTTCCGCCGCCTGTTCGGCTTCCCCTACTGGTCGCTGTCGAAATGGGCCAAGATGAAGGTGAAGAACGCGGTGAACTATATCGGCGCCTTCGAGGAGACGCTGGCCGGCGAAGCGCGCCGCCACGGTGCCGACGGCGTGATCTGCGGTCACATCCACTACGCCACCATTCGCGACGAGCATGGCATCCGCTATATGAACTGCGGCGACTGGGTCGAGAGCTGCACGGCGTTGGTCGAGCATGAGGACGGACGTTTCGAGATCCTCACCTGGACCGATGTCGCCAAGAAAGACGAACCGGTGCGAACGCTCGCTCCTGCAAAGGCCGCTTGA
- a CDS encoding class I SAM-dependent methyltransferase has product MTTLDLEKSIVETAYARWAPIYDAVCGPVMLKGRRAAAEAARAVGGKVLEVGVGTGLSFEDYDRSTEVTGIDLSEPMLAKARAKMASGRFPWVKDVRQMDAHAMDFADATFDCVVAQFVITLVENPEQVLSECHRVVKPGGRIILVNHLYSETGWAAALERWAAEKTRSLGLRPEFPFARLQAWSQANADSILVERRKLRPFGIYTLVTFERTAPALAA; this is encoded by the coding sequence ATGACGACGCTGGATCTGGAAAAATCCATTGTTGAAACGGCCTATGCCCGCTGGGCCCCGATCTACGATGCCGTCTGCGGGCCGGTGATGCTCAAGGGGAGACGCGCCGCCGCAGAAGCCGCGCGCGCCGTCGGCGGCAAGGTGCTTGAAGTCGGCGTTGGTACCGGACTCTCGTTCGAGGATTACGACCGGAGCACTGAAGTTACCGGGATCGATCTGTCCGAGCCGATGCTCGCTAAAGCTCGCGCCAAGATGGCCTCCGGGCGGTTTCCGTGGGTCAAGGACGTGCGCCAGATGGACGCCCATGCGATGGATTTCGCGGACGCCACGTTCGACTGCGTTGTGGCGCAATTTGTTATCACGCTCGTGGAGAATCCCGAACAGGTGCTATCCGAATGCCACCGCGTGGTGAAGCCGGGCGGGCGCATCATCCTCGTCAATCATCTGTATTCAGAAACCGGCTGGGCCGCGGCGCTGGAGCGCTGGGCGGCGGAGAAGACCCGCTCGCTCGGCCTGCGCCCGGAGTTCCCGTTTGCGCGGCTGCAGGCGTGGTCGCAGGCGAATGCCGACAGCATTCTCGTCGAGCGCCGCAAGCTGCGGCCGTTCGGCATCTATACGCTTGTGACATTTGAGAGAACCGCTCCGGCGCTGGCGGCCTGA
- the thiD gene encoding bifunctional hydroxymethylpyrimidine kinase/phosphomethylpyrimidine kinase, translated as MPTPVALTIAGSDSSGGAGIQADLKTFAALGVYGASAISALTSQNTKGVTGIHQVPAAFVSDQIDAVFVDLAVGAVKIGMVAQRDVIKAIAASLVKWKPKHVVLDPVMVATSGDRLLVPDAIDALRKVLIPCADIITPNLPEAAALLDEPTAKSEAEIEAQGKRLLELGCKAVLIKGGHGDGPESTDFFVTGKGTAALPARRVVTKNTHGTGCTLSSAIAASLAKGEDMETAVRSAKAYVTAAIAAADKFTVGHGHGPVHHFHKYY; from the coding sequence ATGCCAACGCCCGTTGCCCTGACCATTGCCGGCTCCGATTCCTCGGGCGGAGCGGGAATCCAGGCAGATTTGAAGACGTTCGCCGCGCTCGGCGTTTATGGCGCCTCGGCCATCTCGGCGCTGACCTCGCAGAACACAAAAGGCGTGACCGGCATCCATCAGGTGCCGGCGGCATTTGTCAGCGACCAGATCGACGCGGTGTTCGTCGATCTGGCGGTGGGCGCGGTGAAGATCGGCATGGTGGCACAGCGCGACGTCATCAAGGCGATCGCCGCTAGCCTCGTGAAATGGAAGCCAAAACATGTGGTGCTGGATCCGGTGATGGTGGCGACCTCAGGCGATCGCCTGCTGGTGCCCGATGCCATCGATGCGCTGCGCAAGGTGTTGATCCCCTGCGCCGATATCATCACGCCAAATCTGCCCGAAGCTGCCGCATTGCTCGATGAGCCGACGGCGAAGAGCGAGGCCGAGATAGAGGCGCAGGGCAAGCGGTTGCTTGAGCTTGGCTGCAAGGCCGTGCTGATCAAGGGCGGGCACGGTGACGGACCGGAAAGCACGGATTTCTTCGTCACCGGCAAGGGGACGGCGGCACTGCCGGCGCGTCGCGTCGTCACCAAGAACACGCACGGCACGGGCTGTACGCTGTCATCGGCCATCGCGGCGAGCCTGGCCAAGGGCGAGGACATGGAAACCGCGGTACGATCCGCCAAGGCCTATGTCACCGCCGCGATCGCCGCGGCCGACAAATTCACTGTCGGCCACGGACATGGACCGGTGCACCATTTCCACAAGTACTACTGA
- a CDS encoding Bug family tripartite tricarboxylate transporter substrate binding protein, whose protein sequence is MTNHFNRRHFLAAGSAAVAMPFLARNASAQAAWPSKQIRMVCSYPAGGQTDLLARSFGEFIGKQIGQTVVVENKAGASGAIGTAEVARAEPDGHTILCSISTTYVMNRVMLKTPGYDMDKDLSLVSVVPGAGLLLVANPASGVKSLEDFVAFSKKKDKVNFGTYSVGSAPHFTINELNKQYGLKIEPIHYRGEAPMWTGLADGSLDFAMGSYTAAQSVLQSNRGVVFAVHSKKVDAIPEVKTLPEQGATSKFFTVSGFSGWAVPKATPQPIVDKLAALFVQANSDSKIKEVLKTVALEPALGFKETNALYQKELPVWLEAAQALGLQPA, encoded by the coding sequence ATGACCAATCATTTCAACCGCCGCCATTTCCTGGCCGCCGGCTCAGCCGCCGTCGCGATGCCGTTTCTGGCGCGAAACGCCTCCGCCCAGGCAGCCTGGCCCTCGAAGCAGATTCGCATGGTCTGCAGCTATCCTGCGGGCGGGCAGACTGACCTGCTGGCACGCTCGTTCGGCGAGTTTATCGGCAAACAGATCGGCCAGACCGTGGTGGTCGAAAACAAGGCCGGCGCCTCCGGCGCCATTGGCACCGCGGAAGTTGCTCGCGCCGAGCCCGATGGCCACACCATCCTGTGCTCGATCTCCACGACCTATGTGATGAACCGGGTGATGCTGAAGACTCCCGGCTATGACATGGACAAGGACTTGTCACTGGTCAGCGTCGTTCCTGGCGCTGGACTTTTGCTGGTCGCTAATCCTGCGTCGGGCGTGAAGTCTTTGGAAGATTTCGTCGCTTTCTCAAAGAAGAAAGACAAGGTCAATTTCGGTACCTATAGCGTCGGCTCGGCTCCGCATTTCACGATCAATGAGCTCAACAAGCAATACGGTCTCAAGATCGAACCGATCCATTATCGCGGCGAGGCGCCGATGTGGACGGGTCTTGCAGATGGCTCGCTGGACTTCGCCATGGGCAGCTACACCGCTGCGCAATCCGTCCTGCAAAGCAATCGCGGCGTGGTGTTTGCCGTGCATTCGAAGAAGGTCGATGCGATTCCCGAGGTGAAGACGCTGCCCGAGCAGGGCGCGACGTCCAAATTCTTCACGGTGAGCGGCTTCTCCGGCTGGGCTGTGCCCAAGGCGACACCGCAGCCGATCGTCGACAAGCTGGCTGCGCTGTTCGTGCAGGCCAACAGCGATTCGAAGATCAAGGAGGTCCTCAAGACCGTCGCTCTGGAGCCGGCGCTCGGTTTCAAGGAAACCAATGCGCTGTATCAGAAGGAACTGCCGGTCTGGCTCGAGGCGGCGCAGGCGCTGGGCTTGCAGCCCGCCTGA
- a CDS encoding Lrp/AsnC ligand binding domain-containing protein, whose amino-acid sequence MIPFFVQIKCKLGQSYIVANALAEAEIASEIYSTAGHYDLLVKFYVDKDTDIGHFVNEKVQVLPGIQDTHTIITFKAF is encoded by the coding sequence ATGATCCCCTTCTTTGTCCAGATCAAGTGCAAGCTTGGCCAGTCCTATATCGTGGCCAATGCGCTGGCGGAGGCCGAGATCGCCTCGGAGATCTATTCCACCGCCGGCCATTACGACCTGCTGGTGAAGTTCTATGTCGATAAGGACACCGATATCGGCCACTTCGTGAACGAGAAGGTTCAGGTGCTGCCGGGCATCCAGGACACCCACACGATCATTACGTTCAAGGCGTTTTGA